A genome region from Ottowia testudinis includes the following:
- a CDS encoding 3'-5' exonuclease: protein MSGWVARLRRGWRQRQLKDSEWRFLCDAPPAGEWVALDCETTGLNPRTDEIIAIGAVRIVGGRILTSQRLELLVRPEHGVSAESIRVHRLREQDVEAGLPAEEAMRRLLNFIGPRPLVGYYLEFDVAMINRTLKRTLGLALPQETIEVSSLYYDHVFQQLPPHRQQESTEIDLRFATIMDALDLPMREAHDALNDAVMAALAFIKLRQLGT from the coding sequence ATGAGCGGCTGGGTGGCGCGCCTGCGCCGCGGCTGGCGGCAGCGGCAGCTCAAGGATTCGGAGTGGCGCTTTCTGTGCGATGCGCCGCCGGCGGGCGAATGGGTGGCGCTGGACTGCGAGACCACTGGCCTGAACCCGCGCACCGACGAGATCATCGCCATCGGCGCGGTGCGCATCGTGGGCGGCCGTATCCTGACCAGCCAGCGGCTGGAGTTGTTGGTGCGGCCCGAACACGGCGTCTCGGCCGAGAGCATCCGCGTGCACCGCCTGCGAGAGCAGGATGTCGAGGCCGGCCTGCCCGCCGAAGAGGCCATGCGGCGCCTGCTGAACTTCATCGGGCCGCGCCCGCTGGTGGGCTATTACCTTGAGTTCGATGTCGCCATGATCAACCGCACCTTGAAGCGCACGCTGGGGCTGGCGCTGCCGCAAGAGACGATCGAGGTGTCGAGCCTGTATTACGACCACGTGTTCCAGCAACTGCCGCCGCACCGCCAGCAGGAAAGCACCGAGATCGACTTGCGCTTTGCCACCATCATGGATGCGCTGGACTTGCCCATGCGCGAGGCGCACGACGCGCTGAACGACGCCGTGATGGCGGCGCTGGCGTTCATCAAGCTGCGGCAACTGGGGACCTGA
- a CDS encoding cation acetate symporter, with protein sequence MKRLSPALAVLALLAAGSALAAGGDVGQSAKQATNWTAIIMFTAFVVLTLWITKWAAGRTKSAADFYTAGGGITGFQNGLAIAGDYMSAASFLGISAAVMANGYDGLIYSIGFLVGWPILTFLLAERLRNLGKFTFADVAGYRFQQTPIRAFAASGTLVVVAFYLIAQMVGAGQLIKLLFGLDYWVAVVLVGALMMIYVLFGGMTATTWVQIIKAVMLLSGVTFMGFMVMAKYGFSPEALFAEGVKVRTQIAANGGADPTAAAKLGLSIMGPGGFIKDPISAISFGMALMFGTLGLPHILMRFFTVPDAKEARKSVFWATTWIGYFYILIFIIGFGAITLVLTNPEFADTTKGIIHGGAGTANMAAVLVAKAVGGNVFYGFISAVAFATILAVVAGLTLSGASAVSHDLYSTVFMKGKADSAKELRVSRITTLALGVIAVVLGILFEKQNIAFMVSLAFAIAASANFPVLLLSVLWKDCTTKGAVIGGFLGLISSVALTIVSPSVWEATFGNPKGSALFPYTSPALFSMTIGFFGIWLFSILDKSRNADAERAAYPAQRVRSETGFGASKASSH encoded by the coding sequence ATGAAGCGCCTCTCCCCCGCCCTTGCCGTCCTCGCCTTGTTGGCGGCGGGCAGCGCCCTCGCCGCCGGTGGCGACGTTGGCCAGTCCGCCAAGCAGGCCACCAACTGGACGGCCATCATCATGTTCACGGCGTTCGTCGTGCTGACGCTGTGGATCACCAAGTGGGCCGCCGGCCGCACCAAGTCGGCTGCGGACTTCTACACCGCCGGTGGCGGCATCACGGGCTTTCAGAACGGGCTGGCGATCGCGGGCGACTACATGTCGGCGGCGTCCTTTCTCGGCATCTCGGCCGCCGTCATGGCCAACGGTTATGACGGGCTGATCTACTCCATCGGCTTTCTGGTCGGTTGGCCCATCCTCACGTTTCTGCTGGCCGAGCGGCTGCGCAACCTGGGCAAGTTCACCTTTGCCGACGTGGCTGGCTACCGGTTTCAGCAAACACCGATCCGCGCCTTTGCCGCCAGCGGCACGCTGGTGGTGGTGGCCTTCTACCTGATCGCGCAGATGGTGGGCGCCGGACAGCTCATCAAACTGCTGTTCGGCCTGGACTACTGGGTGGCCGTGGTGCTGGTGGGCGCGCTGATGATGATTTACGTGCTGTTCGGCGGCATGACGGCCACCACCTGGGTACAGATCATCAAAGCGGTGATGCTGCTGTCGGGCGTGACCTTCATGGGCTTCATGGTGATGGCCAAGTACGGCTTCAGCCCCGAGGCGCTGTTCGCCGAAGGCGTGAAGGTGCGCACGCAGATCGCCGCCAACGGCGGTGCCGACCCCACCGCCGCAGCCAAGCTGGGCCTGTCCATCATGGGGCCGGGCGGCTTCATCAAGGACCCGATCTCGGCCATCAGCTTCGGCATGGCGCTGATGTTCGGCACGCTCGGCCTGCCGCACATCCTGATGCGTTTCTTCACCGTGCCCGACGCCAAGGAGGCGCGCAAGAGCGTCTTCTGGGCGACCACCTGGATCGGCTACTTCTATATCCTGATCTTCATCATCGGTTTCGGCGCCATCACGCTGGTGCTGACCAACCCCGAGTTCGCCGACACCACCAAGGGCATCATCCATGGCGGCGCGGGCACGGCCAACATGGCGGCGGTGCTGGTGGCCAAGGCAGTGGGCGGCAACGTGTTCTACGGCTTCATCTCGGCCGTCGCCTTCGCCACCATCCTGGCGGTGGTGGCGGGCCTGACGCTGTCGGGCGCTTCGGCCGTGTCGCACGACTTGTATTCCACGGTGTTCATGAAAGGCAAGGCCGACAGCGCCAAGGAACTGCGCGTCTCGCGCATCACCACGCTGGCGCTGGGGGTGATCGCGGTGGTGCTGGGCATTTTGTTCGAGAAGCAGAACATCGCGTTCATGGTCTCGCTGGCTTTCGCCATCGCGGCGTCGGCCAACTTCCCAGTGCTGCTGCTGTCGGTGCTGTGGAAGGACTGCACCACCAAGGGCGCGGTGATCGGCGGCTTCCTGGGCCTGATCTCGTCGGTGGCGCTGACCATCGTGTCGCCGTCGGTGTGGGAAGCCACGTTCGGCAACCCCAAGGGTTCGGCACTGTTCCCCTACACCTCGCCGGCGCTGTTCTCGATGACGATCGGCTTCTTCGGCATCTGGCTGTTCTCGATCCTCGACAAAAGCAGGAACGCCGATGCCGAGCGCGCCGCTTATCCGGCGCAGCGGGTGCGTTCTGAAACCGGCTTCGGCGCCTCGAAGGCATCGAGCCACTGA
- a CDS encoding DUF485 domain-containing protein — protein MSDPVVERIQRDPKYLQLTRTRNRFGWTLAILMLVVYYGYIALIAFDKEFLAQPMGSGVTTIGIPIGMAVIVFTIVITGIYVRRANGEFDALTREILKDATK, from the coding sequence ATGAGCGACCCCGTGGTCGAGCGGATCCAACGCGATCCCAAGTACCTTCAACTCACGCGCACGCGCAACCGCTTCGGCTGGACGCTGGCCATCCTGATGCTCGTCGTCTACTACGGCTACATCGCGCTGATCGCGTTCGACAAGGAGTTCCTCGCCCAGCCCATGGGCAGCGGCGTGACCACCATCGGCATCCCGATCGGCATGGCGGTGATCGTGTTCACCATCGTCATCACCGGCATCTACGTGCGCCGCGCCAACGGCGAGTTCGATGCGCTCACCCGCGAAATCCTGAAGGACGCCACCAAATGA